A part of Streptomyces sp. NBC_01451 genomic DNA contains:
- a CDS encoding acyl-CoA dehydrogenase family protein, translated as MTAIAHPLVTVARRLAADVLAPQAARVDQEGVPASSIKAIKQSGLLGVGAPKEYGGAGAPASVAREVAEILAGACCSTWFVQTQHHTPVKLLTESQFPVRESLLGSLSTGALLSGIAYAHLRSFPRVPVRVGYERGGWRFDGTVPWYTGWGLNDVMLLAGLSDTDEVVFAFADAREQSGLRASPPMRLAALTAARTVSLELKGLRLPEEAVVLRTPREKFALVDLPRAANTNPAVFGVAYAALDLLDAHPDATATARSLRTRLDAVRRNAYALADHRRPQEHIADRLALKTRAYDLMRSATTAAIVAGGGRSLDLNSPAQRLAREGLFLLVQAQTTDVRGAHLAALAD; from the coding sequence ATGACCGCCATCGCGCACCCGCTCGTCACCGTCGCCCGCCGGCTCGCCGCCGACGTCCTGGCCCCGCAGGCGGCCCGGGTCGACCAGGAAGGCGTGCCCGCGAGCAGCATCAAGGCCATCAAACAGTCGGGGCTGCTCGGGGTGGGCGCGCCGAAGGAGTACGGGGGTGCGGGCGCACCCGCCTCGGTGGCCCGGGAGGTCGCCGAGATCCTGGCCGGGGCCTGCTGCTCGACCTGGTTCGTGCAGACCCAGCACCACACGCCGGTGAAGCTGCTGACAGAATCCCAGTTCCCGGTACGGGAAAGCCTGTTGGGCTCACTGTCGACGGGCGCGCTGCTGTCCGGGATCGCCTACGCGCACCTGCGTTCCTTCCCCCGAGTCCCGGTGCGGGTCGGGTACGAGCGGGGCGGCTGGCGCTTCGACGGGACGGTCCCCTGGTACACGGGCTGGGGTCTGAACGACGTCATGCTGCTCGCGGGACTGTCCGACACGGACGAGGTGGTGTTCGCCTTCGCCGACGCGCGCGAACAGTCGGGGCTGCGCGCCTCCCCGCCCATGCGCCTGGCGGCACTCACGGCCGCCCGGACCGTCTCCCTGGAGCTGAAGGGCCTGCGGCTGCCGGAGGAGGCGGTCGTCCTGCGCACTCCGCGCGAGAAGTTCGCCCTCGTCGACCTGCCCCGGGCCGCCAACACGAACCCGGCGGTGTTCGGGGTGGCGTACGCGGCCCTCGATCTCCTCGACGCCCACCCGGACGCCACGGCGACCGCGCGCTCACTGCGCACCCGCCTCGACGCCGTACGACGCAACGCGTACGCCCTCGCGGACCACCGCCGGCCCCAGGAACACATCGCGGACCGGCTGGCGCTCAAGACCCGTGCGTACGACCTGATGCGTTCCGCGACGACCGCCGCGATCGTCGCCGGCGGCGGCCGGTCCCTGGACCTCAACAGTCCCGCCCAACGCCTGGCCCGCGAGGGCCTGTTCCTGCTGGTACAGGCCCAGACGACGGACGTACGCGGCGCCCACCTCGCCGCACTGGCCGACTGA
- a CDS encoding YciI family protein: MKYYLLSAMKPVGEPSAPASMVEINRRLSVFHDELREAGAWVFAGGLHRPDAATVLRPMGDEVEETEGPYAENKEFLGGICLLMAPDLDVALEWGRKAALATTLPVEVRPFLGQVDD; the protein is encoded by the coding sequence ATGAAGTACTACCTGCTCAGCGCCATGAAGCCGGTCGGGGAACCGTCCGCGCCCGCGTCGATGGTGGAGATCAATCGCAGACTGAGCGTCTTCCACGACGAGTTGCGCGAGGCCGGAGCCTGGGTCTTCGCGGGTGGACTGCACCGCCCGGACGCCGCGACCGTGCTGCGGCCCATGGGCGACGAGGTCGAGGAGACCGAAGGGCCGTACGCCGAGAACAAGGAGTTCTTGGGCGGGATCTGTCTCCTGATGGCACCCGACCTCGACGTCGCGCTGGAGTGGGGCCGCAAGGCCGCCCTGGCGACCACCCTGCCGGTCGAGGTCCGGCCCTTCCTGGGCCAGGTCGACGACTGA
- a CDS encoding aldehyde dehydrogenase family protein translates to MNHPTPPEQPADIVTRLRTTFRTGRTKPVEWRKAQLGRLRELLTEHGKDVAAALHADLGKSSTEAYRTEIDFTIREIDHTLDHLDGWLSPEPAPVPERLGADATAWTQYDPLGVVLVIAPWNYPVQLLLTPVVGALAAGNAVVVKPSELAPATSDIVARLLPRYLDTDAVAVVEGGVPETTALLAERFDHIFYTGNGAVGRIVMRAAAEHLTPVALELGGKSPAFVDTGIDVDVVADRLVRGKFLNAGQTCVAPDYVLTDPETAAALEPALAKAVENLFGADPATSTEYGRIVNERHFDRLGGLLDSGRVVTGGVKDRTTKYIAPTVLADVDPASPVMREEIFGPILPIVTVPGLDDAIGFINDRDKPLALYVFTESGTTRERIAAETSSGAVGYGLPLAHLTVSDLPFGGVGESGMGSYHGRYSIETFSHRKAVLAKPLS, encoded by the coding sequence GTGAACCACCCCACGCCCCCCGAGCAGCCCGCCGACATCGTGACGCGTCTGCGCACCACATTCCGTACGGGCCGTACCAAGCCCGTCGAGTGGCGCAAGGCCCAGCTCGGCCGCCTGCGCGAACTGCTCACGGAGCACGGCAAGGACGTGGCCGCCGCTCTCCACGCGGATCTCGGCAAGAGCTCGACCGAGGCCTACCGCACGGAGATCGACTTCACGATCCGGGAGATCGACCACACCCTCGACCACCTCGACGGCTGGCTGAGCCCGGAGCCCGCGCCGGTCCCCGAGCGCCTCGGTGCCGACGCCACGGCCTGGACGCAGTACGACCCGCTGGGTGTCGTCCTGGTCATCGCCCCCTGGAACTATCCGGTCCAACTCCTGCTGACCCCGGTCGTCGGCGCGCTGGCCGCCGGAAACGCGGTGGTGGTCAAGCCGAGCGAACTGGCCCCCGCCACCTCGGACATCGTGGCCCGGCTGCTGCCCCGGTATCTGGACACGGACGCGGTCGCCGTCGTCGAGGGCGGCGTTCCGGAGACCACGGCCCTGCTGGCCGAGCGTTTCGACCACATCTTCTACACCGGCAACGGCGCCGTCGGCCGTATCGTGATGCGCGCCGCCGCCGAGCACCTCACCCCGGTCGCCCTTGAACTCGGCGGCAAGTCCCCGGCGTTCGTCGACACCGGCATCGATGTGGACGTCGTCGCCGACCGGCTGGTCCGGGGCAAGTTCCTCAACGCCGGCCAGACCTGCGTCGCCCCCGACTACGTCCTCACCGACCCGGAGACCGCCGCCGCGCTGGAGCCCGCGCTCGCCAAGGCCGTCGAGAACCTGTTCGGCGCGGACCCGGCCACCTCCACCGAGTACGGCCGGATCGTCAACGAGCGTCACTTCGACCGGCTCGGCGGCCTGCTCGACTCGGGCCGGGTCGTCACCGGCGGAGTCAAGGACCGTACGACGAAGTACATCGCGCCCACCGTCCTCGCCGATGTCGACCCCGCCTCGCCCGTGATGCGGGAGGAGATCTTCGGCCCGATCCTGCCGATCGTCACGGTGCCCGGACTGGACGACGCGATCGGCTTCATCAACGACCGCGACAAGCCGCTCGCGCTGTACGTGTTCACCGAGTCCGGGACGACCCGGGAGCGGATCGCCGCCGAGACGTCCTCCGGCGCTGTGGGCTACGGCCTGCCGCTCGCCCATCTCACCGTTTCCGACCTGCCGTTCGGCGGGGTGGGGGAGAGCGGGATGGGCAGCTATCACGGCCGCTACTCGATCGAGACGTTCAGCCACCGCAAGGCGGTGCTGGCGAAGCCCCTGAGCTGA
- a CDS encoding TetR/AcrR family transcriptional regulator: MTAIPEEPAWRQRAVERSTRAAKQRAEQRVQRFLDAAQELIAEKGTTDFTVQEVVDRSKQSLRSFYQHFDGKHELLLALFEDALSTSAVEIREATSGGGEPLPRLRIAVEMLFEQSLPNPGVQRPLFSDFALQLLVKHPAQVATAHLPLLNLFTELLEQAAEAGSVHADKPRRLAALLMQTVMFSAQANSVPSDSQAHPVTADEVWQFCLGGISGA, translated from the coding sequence GTGACCGCCATCCCCGAAGAGCCCGCATGGCGCCAGCGCGCCGTAGAGCGATCCACCCGCGCCGCGAAACAGCGCGCCGAGCAGCGCGTTCAGCGCTTCCTGGACGCCGCGCAGGAACTCATCGCGGAGAAGGGGACGACCGACTTCACCGTCCAGGAGGTCGTCGACCGCTCGAAGCAGTCGCTGCGCAGCTTCTACCAGCACTTCGACGGCAAGCACGAGCTGCTGCTCGCCCTGTTCGAGGACGCCCTGTCCACGTCGGCCGTCGAGATCCGCGAGGCCACGTCGGGCGGCGGTGAGCCGCTGCCCCGGCTGCGGATCGCGGTGGAGATGCTGTTCGAGCAGTCACTGCCCAACCCCGGTGTCCAGCGCCCCCTGTTCAGCGACTTCGCCCTACAGCTGCTGGTCAAGCACCCCGCCCAGGTGGCCACCGCGCACCTGCCCCTGCTGAACCTGTTCACGGAACTGCTGGAGCAGGCCGCCGAGGCGGGCAGCGTCCACGCGGACAAGCCCCGCCGGCTGGCGGCACTCCTCATGCAGACCGTCATGTTCTCCGCGCAGGCCAACAGCGTCCCCTCGGACAGCCAGGCCCACCCGGTGACCGCGGACGAGGTGTGGCAGTTCTGCCTCGGCGGCATCTCGGGCGCGTGA
- a CDS encoding acyl-CoA dehydrogenase family protein, giving the protein MAWDFSTEPEFEEKLEWIRRFRAERVDPLDLLHPDRAYHPLDDETGPIVRALRQQVRDQGLWAPHLGPELGGRGFGQVKLALINEILGASSWAPVVFGTAAPDTGNAEIIARYGTEEQKERYLRPLLEGECFSCFSMTEPQAGADPTMFTTQAVRDGDDWVITGRKYFSSNARTSKFVIVMAVTDPDVSPYKGMSMFLVPSDTPGIRMERNVGLLGEGPEDGMHALIAYDGVRVPGDALLGGEGQAFAIAQTRLGGGRVHHAMRVVGQCRRALDMMAERALSRETQGSRLADKQLVQADLADSYAQLTQFRLMVLYTAWQIDRYNDYKRVRKDIATIKFLTPKVLHDVVYRSMHLHGALGVSNEMPFADMWTGAAVMAVVDGPTEVHKITVARDLLRGYEATPGLWPTQHLPARREWARKQLENM; this is encoded by the coding sequence ATGGCATGGGACTTTTCCACCGAGCCCGAGTTCGAGGAGAAGCTGGAGTGGATCAGGAGGTTCCGCGCCGAGCGCGTGGACCCACTGGACCTCCTCCACCCCGACCGGGCCTACCATCCCCTCGACGACGAGACCGGCCCGATCGTCCGGGCACTCAGGCAACAGGTCCGCGACCAGGGGCTGTGGGCCCCGCATCTCGGCCCCGAACTCGGCGGACGCGGCTTCGGGCAGGTCAAGCTGGCCCTCATCAACGAGATCCTCGGCGCGTCGAGCTGGGCACCCGTCGTCTTCGGGACGGCGGCCCCCGACACCGGCAACGCCGAGATCATCGCCCGCTACGGCACCGAGGAGCAGAAGGAGCGCTACCTCCGGCCGCTGCTCGAAGGCGAGTGCTTCTCCTGCTTCTCCATGACCGAGCCACAGGCCGGCGCCGACCCGACGATGTTCACCACCCAGGCCGTGCGCGACGGCGACGACTGGGTCATCACCGGCCGCAAGTACTTCTCCTCCAATGCCCGCACCTCGAAGTTCGTCATCGTGATGGCGGTGACCGACCCGGACGTCAGCCCGTACAAGGGCATGTCGATGTTCCTGGTGCCGAGCGACACCCCCGGCATCCGGATGGAACGCAACGTCGGGCTGCTCGGCGAAGGCCCCGAGGACGGCATGCACGCGCTCATCGCGTACGACGGGGTCCGCGTCCCCGGTGACGCGCTGCTCGGCGGCGAGGGACAGGCGTTCGCCATCGCGCAGACCCGGCTGGGCGGCGGACGCGTCCACCACGCGATGCGTGTTGTGGGGCAGTGCCGGCGGGCGCTGGACATGATGGCCGAGCGCGCCCTGTCACGCGAGACACAGGGCAGCCGGCTCGCCGACAAGCAGCTCGTGCAGGCCGATCTCGCCGACTCCTACGCCCAGTTGACCCAGTTCCGGCTGATGGTCCTCTACACGGCCTGGCAGATCGACCGGTACAACGACTACAAGCGGGTCCGCAAGGACATCGCCACGATCAAGTTCCTGACGCCGAAGGTGCTGCACGACGTCGTCTACCGCTCGATGCATCTGCACGGCGCCCTGGGCGTCTCCAACGAGATGCCCTTCGCCGACATGTGGACCGGCGCCGCCGTCATGGCCGTCGTCGACGGACCGACGGAGGTCCACAAGATCACCGTGGCCCGCGACCTCCTGCGCGGCTACGAGGCCACCCCCGGACTCTGGCCCACCCAGCACCTGCCCGCACGCCGGGAGTGGGCCCGCAAGCAGTTGGAGAACATGTGA
- a CDS encoding phosphotransferase family protein translates to MNTESLARWLDGRDIAPGEPVEVSLISGGTSNDIYEIRRGDRRLVLRKPPEKVPPGRDETMLREFRVLNALNGTDVPHPEAVAVCEDTDVIGSCFYLMGHVDGWSPMNVEGGWPEPFRSNLSLRPGLAYEMVEGIARLGNVDWRARGLEGFGRPDGFHDRQVDRWQAHLAKFRFREIPGLDTAAAWLRAHRPSHWTPGIIHGDYQFANVMFQHGAPARLAALVDFEMATVGDPLLDLAWVVMGWPNADEDRTQKGYVSYEGMPDRADLLEHYAKVSGRDVSEIDYYVVLARFKMAIVLEGGYARHVKGEGGNPKMAYYGDTVLTMAAQAAELAATTRL, encoded by the coding sequence GTGAACACCGAGTCGCTCGCCCGCTGGCTGGACGGCCGGGACATCGCCCCCGGCGAACCCGTCGAGGTCTCCCTCATCTCCGGGGGCACCTCCAACGACATCTACGAAATCCGGCGCGGCGACCGCCGGTTGGTCCTGCGCAAGCCGCCGGAGAAGGTCCCGCCGGGCCGCGACGAGACCATGCTGCGCGAGTTCCGGGTGCTGAACGCCCTGAACGGGACTGACGTTCCGCATCCGGAGGCCGTCGCGGTGTGCGAGGACACCGACGTCATCGGTTCCTGCTTCTACCTCATGGGCCATGTCGACGGCTGGTCGCCGATGAACGTCGAGGGCGGCTGGCCGGAGCCCTTCAGGAGCAACCTCTCCCTGCGCCCCGGCCTGGCCTACGAGATGGTGGAGGGCATCGCCCGGCTCGGCAACGTCGACTGGCGGGCGCGGGGCCTGGAGGGCTTCGGCCGGCCCGACGGCTTCCACGACCGTCAAGTGGACCGCTGGCAGGCCCACTTGGCGAAGTTCAGGTTCCGCGAGATACCCGGACTCGACACCGCCGCCGCCTGGCTGCGCGCGCACCGGCCGAGCCACTGGACCCCGGGCATCATCCACGGCGACTACCAGTTCGCCAACGTGATGTTCCAGCACGGCGCCCCCGCCCGCCTCGCCGCCCTCGTCGACTTCGAGATGGCCACCGTCGGCGACCCGCTCCTCGACCTCGCCTGGGTCGTCATGGGCTGGCCGAACGCCGACGAGGACCGCACACAGAAGGGGTACGTCAGCTACGAGGGCATGCCCGACCGGGCCGATCTGCTGGAGCACTACGCCAAGGTCAGCGGCCGGGACGTGAGCGAGATCGACTACTACGTGGTGCTGGCCCGCTTCAAGATGGCCATCGTCCTCGAAGGCGGCTACGCCCGGCACGTCAAGGGCGAGGGCGGCAACCCCAAGATGGCCTACTACGGCGACACCGTCCTGACGATGGCCGCCCAGGCCGCCGAACTGGCCGCGACGACCCGGCTGTGA
- a CDS encoding NADPH:quinone oxidoreductase family protein has product MRAVRCHTLGGPLVVEEVPEPRGGVPVDVRFAAVNFADVLVIQGAYQVKAEVPFTPGSEFAGVVARDGHGFGAGDRVFGSAFTGAYAERVAVPAAGLHRIPAAVPMERAAAFGVSHATAFNALRLVADVQEGERVTVLGAAGAVGLAAVELALLMGAEVIAVASSEEKRAACAELGAHTVLPYENLKRALREAGGADVVVDPVGGPHSEQALRGMRWGGRFVSVGFASGEIPAVPLNLAMLKGVTIHGFDFGGWARHDREKLAAARTELHRLFAEGAVHPRIHAVHPLDEVDAALRVGRDAIGKVLLEVARGV; this is encoded by the coding sequence GTGAGGGCCGTCCGCTGTCACACCCTCGGTGGCCCGCTGGTCGTCGAGGAGGTTCCCGAACCACGGGGCGGGGTACCGGTCGACGTGCGCTTCGCGGCGGTCAACTTCGCAGATGTGCTCGTGATCCAGGGCGCCTACCAGGTGAAGGCCGAGGTGCCCTTCACCCCCGGGAGCGAGTTCGCGGGGGTGGTCGCCCGGGACGGTCACGGCTTCGGCGCCGGCGACAGGGTCTTCGGCTCCGCCTTCACAGGCGCCTACGCCGAACGCGTCGCCGTCCCGGCCGCCGGCCTCCACCGGATCCCCGCCGCCGTGCCCATGGAACGCGCCGCCGCCTTCGGCGTGTCCCATGCCACCGCCTTCAACGCCCTGCGCCTGGTCGCCGACGTACAGGAGGGCGAGCGGGTCACGGTGCTCGGCGCCGCGGGCGCGGTCGGCCTCGCCGCCGTCGAACTCGCCCTGCTGATGGGCGCGGAGGTGATCGCCGTCGCGTCGAGCGAGGAGAAGCGCGCCGCCTGCGCCGAACTCGGCGCCCACACCGTCCTGCCGTACGAGAACCTGAAACGGGCGCTGCGGGAAGCAGGCGGCGCCGATGTCGTCGTCGACCCGGTCGGCGGGCCGCACTCCGAGCAGGCGCTGCGCGGGATGCGCTGGGGCGGCCGGTTCGTCAGTGTCGGGTTCGCGAGCGGCGAGATCCCGGCCGTCCCGCTCAACCTCGCGATGCTCAAGGGCGTCACGATCCATGGCTTCGACTTCGGCGGCTGGGCCCGGCACGACCGGGAGAAACTGGCCGCCGCCCGTACCGAACTGCACCGACTGTTCGCCGAGGGAGCCGTTCACCCCCGTATCCACGCAGTCCATCCGCTCGACGAGGTGGACGCCGCGCTGCGTGTGGGCCGCGATGCCATCGGCAAGGTCCTTCTGGAGGTCGCCCGTGGAGTTTGA
- a CDS encoding acyl-CoA dehydrogenase family protein translates to MEFEFDEDQRMLQRVVRETVARSRALSEEQLWSTYLELGWLEAPPVELAIILEELGYAADPTPFLATATWFAPLAGRLPNGSGTAVFDGVGEFVLDADRADEIALLTPDGVVVRSGADVRAERVAVFDPTIHVARVDHPELVAGVPELALMGLAISTVGSCRRILDLVVAHVKQRRQFGVPIGSFQAVKHKAADMYVAIERARALALYSALTIAEDDRQRARAAAMAKAAAGECQRLCFQSGFQLFGAMGYTWENELQIHLKRAKAGDLLLGTAAVHRKALLV, encoded by the coding sequence GTGGAGTTTGAATTCGACGAGGACCAGCGGATGCTGCAACGCGTGGTCCGCGAGACGGTGGCCAGGTCGCGGGCGCTGTCCGAAGAACAACTCTGGTCCACCTACCTGGAGTTGGGGTGGCTGGAGGCTCCTCCGGTGGAGTTGGCGATCATTCTGGAGGAGCTGGGGTACGCCGCCGATCCGACGCCGTTCCTGGCCACCGCCACCTGGTTCGCGCCGCTGGCCGGACGGCTGCCGAACGGCTCGGGGACGGCGGTCTTCGACGGCGTCGGGGAGTTCGTCCTCGACGCGGACCGGGCGGACGAGATCGCGCTGCTCACCCCGGACGGTGTGGTCGTCCGCAGTGGTGCCGACGTACGCGCCGAGCGGGTCGCCGTCTTCGACCCGACGATCCATGTCGCCCGGGTCGACCACCCCGAACTGGTCGCCGGTGTACCGGAGCTGGCGTTGATGGGGCTGGCGATCTCCACCGTCGGCAGCTGTCGGCGCATCCTCGACCTGGTGGTCGCGCACGTGAAACAGCGCCGACAGTTCGGGGTGCCCATCGGGTCCTTCCAGGCGGTGAAGCACAAGGCCGCCGACATGTACGTCGCGATCGAACGGGCCCGGGCGCTCGCCCTCTACTCGGCTCTCACCATCGCCGAGGACGACAGGCAACGCGCGAGGGCGGCGGCGATGGCCAAGGCGGCGGCGGGGGAGTGCCAACGGCTCTGTTTCCAGAGCGGGTTCCAGTTGTTCGGCGCGATGGGCTACACCTGGGAGAACGAGCTCCAGATCCACCTCAAACGGGCCAAGGCCGGTGACCTGCTGCTGGGGACGGCGGCCGTGCACAGGAAGGCGCTGCTGGTATGA
- a CDS encoding acyl-CoA dehydrogenase family protein yields MRLAADPGIEKFRAEFAAFLDANLPTAEEAVPRAKSSADVPPWARTWQRKLFDAGWLVPGNPPEYGGRNATLPQLLAHAEEMSRRRIYHSFNPQGVGIIAASILSFGTDEQKRRWAAPILRAELTAALGMSEPGAGSDLAGLRTRAALEGDHFVVNGQKVWTSGAHDADVLLTFVRTDPEAPKHRGISVLLVPTDTDGVVRRPFGSIAAPDDFDFNEVFFTDVRVPKENLIGPLNEGWKVANGSLGHERTLLWLSYAERLEDLIRDAPSDEEWYATLLMDFQALKLLGYRQLGADRNPAEVSVLKLFGSEAVQNATLRALEAHGTGALRHPVPTAPHFHMNMEVFSASWFERYARSFGGTIAGGTSEIQRNIIAERILGLPR; encoded by the coding sequence ATGAGACTCGCCGCCGATCCCGGCATCGAGAAGTTCCGGGCCGAGTTCGCCGCCTTCCTCGACGCCAACCTGCCCACCGCAGAGGAGGCCGTACCGCGTGCGAAGTCGAGCGCGGACGTGCCCCCATGGGCGCGAACGTGGCAGCGGAAACTGTTCGACGCCGGCTGGCTGGTGCCCGGAAACCCGCCCGAGTACGGCGGGCGCAACGCCACCCTGCCCCAACTGCTCGCCCACGCCGAGGAGATGTCCCGGCGCCGCATCTACCACAGCTTCAATCCGCAGGGCGTCGGCATCATCGCGGCCTCGATCCTGAGCTTCGGCACCGACGAGCAGAAGCGTCGGTGGGCGGCGCCCATCCTGCGCGCGGAGCTGACGGCCGCCCTCGGGATGAGCGAGCCGGGCGCCGGGTCCGACCTCGCCGGGCTGCGTACCCGCGCGGCCCTGGAGGGCGACCACTTCGTCGTCAACGGGCAGAAGGTGTGGACCTCCGGCGCCCATGACGCGGACGTGCTGCTCACGTTCGTCCGCACCGACCCGGAGGCGCCCAAGCACAGGGGGATCAGCGTGCTGCTCGTCCCCACCGACACGGACGGCGTGGTCAGACGTCCCTTCGGATCCATCGCGGCTCCCGACGACTTCGACTTCAACGAGGTGTTCTTCACCGACGTCCGGGTGCCGAAGGAGAACCTGATCGGCCCGCTGAACGAGGGCTGGAAGGTGGCCAACGGCTCGCTCGGCCATGAGCGGACCCTGCTGTGGCTGAGCTACGCCGAGCGGCTGGAGGACCTGATCCGGGACGCGCCGAGCGACGAGGAGTGGTACGCCACGCTCCTCATGGACTTCCAGGCGCTGAAGCTGCTGGGCTACCGCCAGCTCGGCGCCGACCGCAACCCGGCCGAGGTGTCCGTGCTGAAGCTGTTCGGCTCGGAGGCCGTGCAGAACGCCACCCTGCGCGCCCTTGAGGCGCACGGCACCGGTGCCCTGCGCCACCCCGTCCCGACGGCACCGCACTTCCACATGAACATGGAGGTGTTCTCCGCCAGCTGGTTCGAACGGTACGCGCGCAGCTTCGGCGGGACCATCGCCGGCGGCACCTCCGAGATCCAGCGCAACATCATCGCCGAGCGCATCCTCGGCCTGCCCAGATAG
- a CDS encoding enoyl-CoA hydratase: MDQILYEVKDRVAVITLNRPEAANAQTMSLLDDLDGAWSRAAADEDVRVVVLRGNGRHFSAGHDLKDRWPGPKEITLEWIYNAETRRYLEYTLRWRNIPKPSIAAVQGKCIAGGLMLCWPCDLIVAAENAEFSDPVVHMGIGGVEYHGHTWELGARKAKEILFTGRAVTAAEAERVGMVNQVVPLDELDAATMELADRIAQMPAFGLRQAKRAVNQSLDVQGFYAAIQSVFDIHETGHGNALSVSGYPVLTRLEGMKEHIKGQ; the protein is encoded by the coding sequence ATGGACCAGATTCTGTACGAGGTCAAGGACCGGGTCGCGGTCATCACGCTCAACCGGCCCGAGGCCGCCAACGCCCAGACGATGTCGCTCCTCGACGATCTGGACGGCGCGTGGAGCCGGGCGGCGGCCGACGAGGACGTACGCGTCGTCGTGCTGCGCGGCAACGGGCGGCACTTCTCCGCGGGGCACGATCTGAAGGACCGCTGGCCGGGGCCGAAGGAGATCACCCTGGAGTGGATCTACAACGCGGAGACCCGCCGGTATCTGGAGTACACCCTGCGCTGGCGCAACATCCCCAAACCGTCGATCGCCGCGGTGCAGGGCAAGTGCATCGCGGGCGGGCTCATGCTCTGCTGGCCCTGCGATCTCATCGTGGCCGCCGAGAACGCCGAGTTCTCCGACCCCGTCGTGCACATGGGCATCGGAGGTGTCGAATACCACGGTCACACCTGGGAGTTGGGCGCCCGCAAGGCGAAGGAGATCCTCTTCACCGGGCGGGCCGTCACGGCGGCAGAGGCGGAGCGGGTCGGCATGGTCAACCAGGTCGTCCCGCTCGACGAACTCGACGCGGCCACCATGGAGTTGGCCGACCGTATCGCCCAGATGCCGGCCTTCGGGCTGCGCCAGGCCAAGCGGGCCGTCAACCAGAGCCTGGACGTGCAGGGCTTCTACGCGGCCATCCAGTCGGTGTTCGACATCCATGAGACGGGGCACGGGAACGCGCTGAGCGTGAGCGGGTATCCGGTGCTGACCCGGCTGGAGGGCATGAAGGAGCACATCAAGGGCCAGTAG
- a CDS encoding metal-dependent hydrolase family protein, whose protein sequence is MVTLRAARVLHVETGEFEKPGLVHVDGDRIARVGAGAGVPDGDVLDLGDVTLLPGLMDMEVNLLMGGRGETPVLSMVQDDPPLRMLRAVGNARRTLRSGFTTVRNLGLFVKTGGYLLDVALARAVDAGWIEGPRIVPAGHAITPTGGHLDPSVFGALAPGIMPLSVEEGVANGVDEVRRAVRYQIKHGARLIKVCASGGVMSHTGTPGAQHYSDAELRAIVDEAHRRGLKVAAHTHGADAVRSAVEVGIDCIEHGFLLDDETIALMAERGTFLVPTTALIDGMDVSRAAPELRAKAAEVFPHARSVVARATKAGVRIAVGTDAPAIPHGRGAQEMVALVERGMEPLEVLRAATVNAAELIDADDRGRVAEGLLADLIAVPGNPLDDMSVLADVRFVMKGGKVFRDEPR, encoded by the coding sequence GTGGTCACGCTCAGGGCCGCGCGTGTACTGCACGTCGAGACCGGGGAGTTCGAGAAACCGGGCCTCGTCCATGTGGACGGCGACCGCATCGCGCGGGTCGGTGCCGGGGCTGGCGTACCGGATGGTGACGTACTGGATCTCGGAGACGTCACCCTGCTGCCCGGCCTGATGGACATGGAGGTCAACCTCCTCATGGGCGGCCGGGGCGAGACCCCGGTCCTGTCGATGGTCCAGGACGATCCGCCGCTGCGCATGCTGCGGGCCGTGGGCAACGCCCGGCGTACCCTCCGGTCGGGCTTCACCACGGTCAGGAACCTCGGACTGTTCGTGAAGACCGGCGGCTACCTGCTGGACGTCGCCCTCGCCAGGGCCGTCGACGCGGGCTGGATCGAGGGGCCCCGGATCGTCCCCGCCGGGCACGCCATCACCCCGACCGGCGGTCATCTGGACCCGAGCGTGTTCGGTGCGCTGGCCCCCGGCATCATGCCGCTCTCCGTGGAGGAGGGCGTCGCCAACGGGGTCGACGAGGTGCGCCGGGCCGTGCGGTACCAGATCAAGCACGGGGCGCGGCTCATCAAGGTCTGCGCGTCCGGGGGTGTCATGTCCCACACGGGCACCCCCGGCGCGCAGCACTACTCCGACGCGGAGCTGCGGGCCATCGTCGACGAGGCCCACCGGCGCGGACTGAAGGTCGCCGCGCACACCCACGGGGCCGACGCGGTGCGCTCGGCGGTGGAGGTGGGCATCGACTGCATCGAGCACGGTTTCCTGCTGGACGACGAGACCATCGCGCTGATGGCGGAGCGCGGCACCTTCCTCGTCCCGACCACCGCGCTGATCGACGGCATGGACGTGTCCCGGGCCGCACCCGAACTGCGCGCCAAGGCCGCCGAGGTGTTCCCGCACGCCCGCTCCGTCGTCGCCAGGGCCACGAAAGCCGGAGTCCGTATCGCGGTGGGCACGGACGCGCCGGCGATCCCGCACGGACGGGGCGCCCAGGAGATGGTCGCGCTCGTCGAGCGGGGCATGGAACCGCTGGAGGTACTGCGGGCGGCGACGGTCAACGCGGCCGAACTGATCGACGCGGACGACCGCGGACGTGTCGCGGAGGGCCTGCTCGCGGACCTGATCGCCGTACCGGGCAACCCACTCGACGACATGTCGGTACTGGCCGACGTGCGGTTCGTGATGAAGGGGGGCAAGGTCTTCCGCGACGAACCGCGGTGA